GGAGGAGCCGGTGTCACTGCGCCACTGGTCGTCGACAGTCGATGCTGGTTGGGATTTCGATCCAATCCCTTTCTTCGTGGAGGTACCGTCGTGACCGAGTCCATCATCCAGCTACCAACGGCCGGGGAGTCGATTTTCGAGACATATGATCGAATCAGCCGCCGCGGCCCGGTCGTTCCGATCGAGCTTCCCGGCGGCGTGCCGGCCTGGATCGCAGTCAGTTATCAAGCGGTCAGCGAAGTCCTCGCCGGCGACGGCAGACTGTTCAGCAAGAACGCCGAGAACTGCCCGTCCCTGCACGACGGCACAATCCCGGCCGACTGGCCCTTGCGCGCACTCACCGACATCGACCACATGCTCAACAAGGACGGCGCCGACCATCGGCGGCTCCGCAAGACGATCAGCCAGGCGTTCACCCCGGGTAGGGTAGCCGCGCTCGAGCCGCGGATCCGGAAAATTGCAGCCAGGCTCATCGACGACTTTCCCGACGGCGACGAGATCGACATAGTTTCCAGCTTCACCACACCATTTCCGGTGCGCGTCATCTGCGAACTGTTCGGTGTGCCGGAATCCGATCAGCCGCAGATTCGACAATGGTCGACCGCGGTCGTGTCGCACACGAGCACAGCCGAGGAAATGCAATCCGCGGTGCAGGGCATGATCGGTTACCTTGCCGAACTGCTCGAACGTAAGCGAACCGAACTGGGCGACGACCTCGCCTCCGCCTTGTTGCAGGCCAATGCGGAGAACGACCTGTCCACCGACGAGCTGGTCAATATGCTCTGGTTGGTAATCATCGCTGGGCATGAGACCACTGTCCATATGCTGGGCAATGCGGTGATAGCGCTGTGTGCCCATCCCGAACAACGAGCTATCGCCCTCGCAGCGGATCGATGGTCCGACGTCGTAGAGGAAACGCTGCGCTACCGTTCATCCGTACTCGCTCCATTCGTCCGATATGCACAAGGGGATGTCACGGTCGCCGGAGTCCGGATCCCAGCAGGCAGCTTGGTGTTCTGGTACGGCAGTGTCGGAAGAGACCCGGAACACTATCCGAATGCCGACACGTTCGACATCGATCATGACCACAGAGACCAACTGGCATTCGGCCGAGGACCACACTTCTGCCTCGGTGCCCCGCTGGCACGGCTGGAAAGCCGAATAGCGCTTTCCGCACTATTTACTCGGTACCCTCGGTTGAGCCTCGCCTGCGATCCGGAACATGTCCCATACGGTCCGCAGTTCATCACCGTCGGCCCACTGAGCGTTCCTGTTCGACTCGCTCCCACCGGATAACTACGCGGGGGCCGGACCACGCGATCCGAGATCCGGCCCCTCGACGACGATGCTCGAACTCTGATCAAGCACCGATCTGCGGTACCCGCTGGTAGGCGAGTTCCGCCAGCCTCCGCCGCCGGAATTCGCCAGGAGTTTCGCCGTATCGCGCTTTGAACGCCGCAGAAAACCACGTCGGAGTGAAGCCGCTGCGGACAGCCACCTGTCGGATGGACATGGCATCCCGCGCAGGATTCTCCAGCATGTCGCGAGCCGCACGAAGCGTTTCGTCCTGACGCACGTCTCGGTATGTCGTGCCGGACTGCTGTAGAACGAGCCGCAGTTTCCGCGGCGACCATCCGAGGGTGTGCGCTACCGCAGGCAATCGAAGGTCCCCGACGCCGACATTCTCCCGCACATATCGCCGGATGGCCTCGACTGCCTCCGGAAGGTGAGCCTGCTGAGGGTGTACATCGCCCAAAGACAGCATGCACAGCAGTTCGCTGATCCGCTCACAGATTGCATTGAATTCTCGGTCGGAAAGATTCGACTTCTCGGCATGTGCGCTACGGATCATGTCCTTTGCCACCCGCCCGAGCCCTGAGTTCATATCGAGTACCAGCCGCAGCCTTCCGGATGGTTTCACTCGATGGTCGATTTCCGCACGCGGTACTTGCAAGGCATAGGCTGATGAAGTCGGTACGTGTTTCAGGCATACCTCGTCGAATCCGGTCACCATAACGCTGCCGGGTGCCGCCTGCATTATCTCGTCGCCATACCGGATTGAATACGCGCCTCGCTCGGGAACGATTATCCAGTAGAATTCATCGCGCGGAGCCTTGCGAACACTTGATGCGGTACGGTGCGCAATCCGGTCACCGCGCTGATTCCAGTGCACCATGCGATAGGCTGCCGTTTCCTGGCCGAACAGCTCCGCGTGCCATCGGTCTGGTTCACGGTACTTCTGCTCCATCGGAACGAAGCCGTTGCTGACCTCAGTCCAGGTTTTCGCATCATCCACGGTCAAGTCATAGTAATTCACGGCAAGTACCGCCTCGTCTCCAACAGTCCATATGCAAATAGTGTGGGCTTGCCCGGTCGACGACAAGGGCCAGCAGTTCGAGCGTCGAGTCCATGGCCGGACCGGTGCCGAAAGCAATCACTACGTCGAGCTGCCAAGCAACACCATCGGTGACGTTCAAGGTGTAGAACGCGGCGGTACCGGTGTGCTACTGGGCGACGGACGCGGTCATGCAGTCTCCAGGGAAGCCATCGACAGGTGACACACGCGCTCGGCGAGCATGTGCCAGGCCAATGTCGATGGTTGACGCACGGCACATCACGATAATCGGTAGCCCTGCCCCGCACCAGAATTCGACGGCACGAAAACATACCGCCGAGCACCGCGACGCGGCGCACCACTTCATCGAGGGGGCTCGCCTCGCCGCGTTGGGTATGGGCTGGGGAGAGCCCGGAGGGCAAGTCGGGGTTATTCGATAGCGGGGTCGATAATCGTGCTCAGATGCGTCGAGAGGTCGTCGACGAGGCGGTCGAGCAGGCAGATCAGGGGTGCGCTGATCGGATTCGGGCTATCCGGACAGGGCTTGGTCGAACCAGTCGTTGACGACGTCCAGGTAGCGGCCGATGAGCTTTTCTCGGGATGTGGTGAGGGTGATCAGGCGGACGCGCTGATCGTCCGGATCGGAGACGCGTGTGACCAGTCGGCGCTGCTCGAGACTGTTCAGCTGCCGGGTGACGTGGGGGCCGGCGACCTGCATCCTGGCCGCGATTTCCCCGACCCGCAGCGGCCGGGCCGACGGATTCGAGGATCACCAGGATGCTGACTATGGGCCGTTCCAGGGTAATACCTGCGGCGGCCGATGCCCGTCCTCGACGGCCTCGTCGATGTCCACGTCGACGATGCCGGCATCGGCAAGCAATGCGGTCAGGTCAGCGCGCAGCGTCATGCTTCTGCGGCGCGAAAGTTCTGGTTGTCCATCGATGGGGTGACCGTTCGGGCGCACCGAAGCCCGCTCCCGAGCGCGAGAATGCCGAGTAGGCTGCGCACGATGCGGCGAGAGTACCCAGTGGTCGTTGCACTGCCAGTTCGTGCGCGGAGTTGACCTCCCGCGATAACCTGGCTCGGAAAGTGGCGGTCGGCAGCCGTGAGGATTGAGCACCCGGCGCACCGTTTCCGCCCCGGAGCAGGGTTCGCCGCGCGGGCGGTCGTCCACCGCCGACGCCCGCCCCCGCTGACCGACCCAGAGCAGGCCGAAGGCGACCCGTTAAGCTCGGCAGTCATGCACGAAACAGGTCGGCGCCGCCGCAAGCTGGGCGTGATGGGCGGCACGTTCGACCCTATCCACCACGGTCACTTGGTCGCGGCCAGCGAGGTCGCGAACCGCTTCGACCTGGATGAAGTGATCTTCGTCCCAACCGGTCAGCCGTGGCAGAAGGCGCACAAACAGGTCAGCCCGGCCGAGGACCGGTATCTGATGACCGTGATCGCGACCGCGTCCAACCCCCGGTTCTCGGTCAGCCGCATGGACATCGACCGTGGCAAGGTCACCTACACCGTAGATACGCTGCGGGAGATGCAAACGCAGAATCCCGACGCCGAGCTGTACTTCATCACCGGTGCTGACGCCTTGGCCAGCATCCTGACATGGCAGGATTGGGCGGAACTGTTCGAACTGGCGAAGTTCGTCGGGGTGAGCCGTCCGGGGTATGAGCTGAACACCGATCATCTCGAGGAGCATCTGCGGGATTTTCCGGCCGACGCGGTGACCATGATCGAGATCCCGGCGCTGGCGATCTCGTCGAGCGAATGCCGTCGCCGCGCCGCCGAGAACCGGCCGGTGTGGTACCTCGTCCCCGACGGGGTGGTGCAGTACATATCGAAGCGGCACCTGTATGTGCCCGGAGCAGCGGAAGGTAGCTGAGCGTGAGCGAGCGCAGCGAGGTGCGGGCAATGAGTGTCAGCGAGGTGCGGGTATGACCGCGTCGGTCGAGTCGGTGGAGATTGCGCAGGTCGCCGCGCGGGCGGCGGACGAGAAACTGGCGTCCGACGTGGTGGTGCTCGACGTGTCCGAGCAACTGGTGATCACCGACTGCTTCGTGATCGCCTCCGCGCCCAACGAACGCCAGGTGAATGCCATCGTCGACAACGTGGAGGAGAAGCTGCGCGCGGCCGGGCACAAGCCGGTCCGGCGTGAGGGCACCCGCGAAGGCCGTTGGGCACTGCTGGACTACGTCGACGTCGTGGTGCACATCCAGCACAACGACGAGCGCAATTTCTATGCGCTGGAACGTCTGTGGAAGGACTGCCCGGTCGTGCCGGTCGAGGGGATCACCGGCGGGCCGAAGGTTCGGGCCGGCGCGGCGACGGAGGACGAGGCCCGGTGAGTGAACGAGCCGCCGCGACAACATGGTTCGCGGCCCCGCCTATGGTCGGCGAGGCGAGACCGTGAGCAAGTACGCCGGAGTGCGCACCCTGATCCTGTTGCGCCACGGGCAAACCGAATGGAATGCCACCGACCGGATGCAGGGCCAGATCGACACCGATCTCACCGAGCTGGGTCGCAGGCAGGCCAAAGAGGCGGCCCGCGAACTCGTCTCGCGCAACGCCATCGCGATCCTCTCCTCGGACCTGCGCCGTGCGTTCGACACCGCTACGGCGCTTGCCGACCACACCGGGCTGACCATCGCACCGGACACCCGGCTGCGGGAGACCGACCTGGGCGACTGGGAGGGATTGACCCACCTCGAGGTCGACGCCGACTACCCCGGTGCGCGGATGGCGTGGCGGCTCGACGCGAGCTACACCCCGCCGAATGGCGAGAGCAAACTCGAGGTGGGCGCGCGATCGCTGCCGGTGGTCCAGGAATTGCTTGTCGAGCGGCAGGACTGGCCCGGCCGGACTATCATCCTGGTGGCGCACGGCGGGCTGATCGCTGCCCTCACGGCCGCGCTGCTCGACCTGCCGCCCCAGAACTGGCCCATCCTCGGAGGATTGGCCAATACCAGCTGGGTGCAGCTCAGCAGCCACGGCCCGAGCATCGAACAGCCCGGCTGGCGTCTGGATGTGTGGAACGCAGCGGCGAAGGTAGCACCCGATGTCCTCTGAAGAGCCGATCAGGTCGGTCCCTGACGAACTGTTCCGGAAGGTTTCGGCCAAGGCCGAACGACACTTGCCGGACGCGTTGTTCGGTGGCCCGCCACCGGCTCAACGCGAATCCGGTGTCCAGCCCGA
The DNA window shown above is from Nocardia sp. NBC_01730 and carries:
- a CDS encoding AraC family transcriptional regulator, with product MSSTGQAHTICIWTVGDEAVLAVNYYDLTVDDAKTWTEVSNGFVPMEQKYREPDRWHAELFGQETAAYRMVHWNQRGDRIAHRTASSVRKAPRDEFYWIIVPERGAYSIRYGDEIMQAAPGSVMVTGFDEVCLKHVPTSSAYALQVPRAEIDHRVKPSGRLRLVLDMNSGLGRVAKDMIRSAHAEKSNLSDREFNAICERISELLCMLSLGDVHPQQAHLPEAVEAIRRYVRENVGVGDLRLPAVAHTLGWSPRKLRLVLQQSGTTYRDVRQDETLRAARDMLENPARDAMSIRQVAVRSGFTPTWFSAAFKARYGETPGEFRRRRLAELAYQRVPQIGA
- a CDS encoding MarR family transcriptional regulator; the protein is MQVAGPHVTRQLNSLEQRRLVTRVSDPDDQRVRLITLTTSREKLIGRYLDVVNDWFDQALSG
- a CDS encoding histidine phosphatase family protein, whose translation is MVRGPAYGRRGETVSKYAGVRTLILLRHGQTEWNATDRMQGQIDTDLTELGRRQAKEAARELVSRNAIAILSSDLRRAFDTATALADHTGLTIAPDTRLRETDLGDWEGLTHLEVDADYPGARMAWRLDASYTPPNGESKLEVGARSLPVVQELLVERQDWPGRTIILVAHGGLIAALTAALLDLPPQNWPILGGLANTSWVQLSSHGPSIEQPGWRLDVWNAAAKVAPDVL
- the rsfS gene encoding ribosome silencing factor, coding for MTASVESVEIAQVAARAADEKLASDVVVLDVSEQLVITDCFVIASAPNERQVNAIVDNVEEKLRAAGHKPVRREGTREGRWALLDYVDVVVHIQHNDERNFYALERLWKDCPVVPVEGITGGPKVRAGAATEDEAR
- a CDS encoding cytochrome P450 family protein, which translates into the protein MTESIIQLPTAGESIFETYDRISRRGPVVPIELPGGVPAWIAVSYQAVSEVLAGDGRLFSKNAENCPSLHDGTIPADWPLRALTDIDHMLNKDGADHRRLRKTISQAFTPGRVAALEPRIRKIAARLIDDFPDGDEIDIVSSFTTPFPVRVICELFGVPESDQPQIRQWSTAVVSHTSTAEEMQSAVQGMIGYLAELLERKRTELGDDLASALLQANAENDLSTDELVNMLWLVIIAGHETTVHMLGNAVIALCAHPEQRAIALAADRWSDVVEETLRYRSSVLAPFVRYAQGDVTVAGVRIPAGSLVFWYGSVGRDPEHYPNADTFDIDHDHRDQLAFGRGPHFCLGAPLARLESRIALSALFTRYPRLSLACDPEHVPYGPQFITVGPLSVPVRLAPTG
- the nadD gene encoding nicotinate-nucleotide adenylyltransferase, which produces MHETGRRRRKLGVMGGTFDPIHHGHLVAASEVANRFDLDEVIFVPTGQPWQKAHKQVSPAEDRYLMTVIATASNPRFSVSRMDIDRGKVTYTVDTLREMQTQNPDAELYFITGADALASILTWQDWAELFELAKFVGVSRPGYELNTDHLEEHLRDFPADAVTMIEIPALAISSSECRRRAAENRPVWYLVPDGVVQYISKRHLYVPGAAEGS